One Ascaphus truei isolate aAscTru1 chromosome 9, aAscTru1.hap1, whole genome shotgun sequence genomic region harbors:
- the VRTN gene encoding LOW QUALITY PROTEIN: vertnin (The sequence of the model RefSeq protein was modified relative to this genomic sequence to represent the inferred CDS: inserted 1 base in 1 codon), which yields MTARQELVQSVLQELQEATDCFGLEGLTSAALEAETALSSLPLPPSCTRHFQGELVVDPAAXRLYPSDAPRNMLPLQCRGPGNHLFEAASVLLWGSPALAPELQVRTAVEMLLHQRYYLNEMIDSKVMLQAACLSLCTEDSAPRLQLPPLVLQGIYEADVRATCFPGTFANMWHVYALASVLQANVYSIYPQRNLSIRPYFNRLIRPRHGPPLPPTLHIMWSGQPLPPCGFRPHSFVPVVGLEELETPPPAQTLQLLNSDPQLTYSHLRQRYRITKSTFYRWKRQSREHRGRAAARYEAKHYLQERYQQGGDLVPLGSFRQLFPNISRSTYYAWKHELLQWPAATPSPSPPGAPESGEEPGAAVGVLRGARSYLERCISLNALVPYRSFKRSFPSISRSTYYNWRRKALQDRIGIPRQGPQLKGPREESRAEPALRHRAWVRDLGRREARRMVQDWRIPYCRFRLRYPGISGSTYSLWRAATRGRQRTLPIAHPPETPPPLGPYNATISGFSVPGLGAGGALLDVIGAAQFKAEAKLFLQRRFDARSFPSYREFQGLFPRTARSTYYMWKRALQEGLTLVDT from the exons ATGACCGCGCGGCAGGAGCTGGTGCAGTCGGTGCTGCAGGAGCTGCAGGAGGCCACGGATTGCTTCGGCCTGGAGGGTCTGACCAGCGCCGCGCTGGAGGCCGAGACCGCCCTgagctcgctgcccctccccccctcctgcacccgcCACTTCCAGGGGGAGCTGGTGGTGGATCCCGCCG CGCGCCTGTACCCGTCCGATGCCCCCAGGAACATGCTGCCCCTGCAGTGCCGCGGGCCGGGCAATCACCTGTTTGAAGCGGCGAGCGTGCTGCTGTGGGGGAGCCCGGCGCTGGCGCCGGAGCTGCAGGTGCGCACGGCGGTGGAGATGCTGCTGCACCAACGGTATTACCTTAACGAGATGATCGACTCCAAAGTGATGCTGCAGGCGGCCTGCCTGTCCCTCTGCACCGAGGACTCTGCCCCCCGCCTACAGCTCCCCCCACTGGTGCTGCAAGGCATCTACGAGGCAGACGTCCGGGCCACCTGCTTCCCTGGCACCTTTGCCAACATGTGGCACGTGTACGCGCTGGCGTCGGTGCTGCAGGCCAATGTGTACTCTATCTACCCCCAACGTAACCTGTCCATCCGCCCGTACTTCAACCGCCTGATCCGGCCACGACACGGCCCCCCGCTGCCCCCCACCCTGCATATTATGTGGTCCGGGCAGCCCCTGCCCCCCTGTGGCTTCCGCCCGCACAGCTTTGTGCCGGTGGTGGGGTTGGAAGAGCTGGAGACGCCCCCCCCGGCGCAGACTCTGCAACTCCTGAACTCCGACCCCCAGCTCACCTACTCGCACCTGCGCCAACGCTACCGCATCACCAAGAGCACCTTCTACCGCTGGAAGCGCCAGTCCCGGGAGCACCGAGGGCGAGCCGCGGCGCGCTATGAGGCCAAGCACTACCTGCAGGAGCGCTACCAGCAGGGCGGCGATCTGGTGCCACTCGGCAGCTTCCGCCAGCTCTTCCCCAACATCTCGCGTTCCACCTATTACGCCTGGAAGCACGAGCTGCTGCAGTGGCCGGCGGCGACGCCCTCCCCTAGCCCCCCCGGCGCCCCTGAGAGCGGCGAGGAGCCAGGGGCAGCGGTAGGCGTCCTGCGCGGGGCGAGGAGTTACCTGGAGCGCTGCATCTCGCTCAACGCGCTGGTTCCGTATCGCAGCTTCAAGCGCAGCTTCCCCAGCATCTCCCGCTCTACGTACTACAACTGGAGGCGCAAGGCTCTGCAGGATCGGATAGGGATCCCACGCCAGGGTCCCCAGCTTAAGGGGCCCCGGGAGGAGTCCAGGGCGGAGCCTGCACTGCGTCACCGGGCTTGGGTGCGGGATTTGGGGCGCAGAGAGGCGCGCAGGATGGTACAGGATTGGCGCATCCCGTACTGTCGCTTCCGACTTCGATACCCAGGTATCTCTGGCTCCACCTATAGCCTGTGGCGGGCAGCTACGCGGGGCAGGCAGCGGACACTTCCCATCGCTCACCCCCCGGAGACTCCGCCCCCACTGGGGCCTTATAATGCCACCATCTCGGGGTTCTCTGTGCCAGGATTGGGCGCGGGGGGGGCCCTGCTGGATGTAATTGGCGCGGCTCAGTTTAAGGCGGAAGCCAAGCTGTTCCTACAGAGACGCTTCGACGCGCGGAGCTTCCCCTCCTACCGCGAGTTCCAGGGGCTCTTCCCGCGCACCGCGCGCTCCACTTACTACATGTGGAAACGTGCCCTGCAGGAGGGGCTGACGCTCGTGGACACCTGA